The nucleotide window TTGTCGACGAGCCCGAACGTCGAGAAGTTCGGCGCGTTGACGAGGTACCACAGCACGATCTGACCGAGCGTGAACGGAATCCCGAGGAGGTACAGCTGTGTCCGGCGGTAGTTCGCCAGCACCGCGGCCCCGCCGACGAGGAAGCCGACCCCGGCGACGACGAATCCGATCCCGAGTCCGCCGGGCAACAGCCCGGGGGCGAACGCGAGGTGGAGTAGTCCCGAGATCGCCGCCAGGAGGACGCCGGCCCAGTGGAGTGGTGTCACCGTGTCGAGCGCGAGAAAGCCGCTGTCGTCGACTGTCGCCATACGTCTACAAGGGGCCACACCGACTTATGTGGTGTGGCGGCGGCGAGCCGCGTCCGGCAGCGTCTCCCGGACGACCGCCCGGAACCGGTCGTGGAACCGTTCGTGCCGGAAGCGGTCGCGCGCCCGTCGCGGTCGGTCACCCCGCTCGACAGCCGCTGCCAACAGAGTCGCCCCCTCCGCCGGCGAGCCGTACAGTCGGTCCGGGTCGCCGTCCAACACGTCACGCTGACCGCCGGAGTCGGGCGCGAACGCCACCATCCCTGCGGCGACGTACTCCGCGACGGCCATCCCGAAGTGTTCGCCCGGCTTGGCAGACAGGCCGTACTTGTTCGACGTGAGTAGTCGTTCCAACTCCGCCCGAGAGGCGTCGCGGTGGAGCCGGGCGTGCGGCCGCTCGGCGACCGCCGCCGCCACTCGCTCGGCGTACTCTCGGTACGCCGGCGCCGCCGTCCCGACGACGTGGACGGACAGGTCCGCGCCGCGCTCGCGGGCTCTGTCGACGAGCTCCAACGCCGCGAGCGTCCGTTTGTCCGGCGCGAGCCGACCGAGGATCACGACGCCGTCCTCGCGGTCCGGCCACTCCGCGGC belongs to Halobaculum sp. MBLA0143 and includes:
- a CDS encoding glycosyltransferase; this encodes MARVAVVHNTLDLRGGADAVCLHACEALARNHDVTLVTLSHPPLSELDALFDTDAAGVDVVTPPAGRALGRVLAAAAPRVGPQLPARSALLDRLLARRRGEFDLVVSTANEFDVPGPSVQYVHYPQFRAAADDEGGLGNRLWSRLAVSDGLPDDARLLANSSYTAAAVERRYGRTPSVLHPPVDPIEGAAEWPDREDGVVILGRLAPDKRTLAALELVDRARERGADLSVHVVGTAAPAYREYAERVAAAVAERPHARLHRDASRAELERLLTSNKYGLSAKPGEHFGMAVAEYVAAGMVAFAPDSGGQRDVLDGDPDRLYGSPAEGATLLAAAVERGDRPRRARDRFRHERFHDRFRAVVRETLPDAARRRHTT